From the genome of Paraburkholderia flava, one region includes:
- a CDS encoding succinylglutamate desuccinylase/aspartoacylase domain-containing protein — protein MSIVTESIDLPGLAPGAAFQLTTHTFDCADSNGRSAYIQAGLHADEHPGLLAISHLLRHLAELERDGRLRGRIVVRPFANPVGMAQRLFGMPVGRFNLDNGENFNRRFPSITDDVCDAIRNGTTLARNDTRAFKALFAALLEQRGAHDPVAATKLHLLREALKHDVVLDLHCDTRAILHLYSNRAQQARATTLAAALGIETVFLEDIAGGGPIDEAYTQPWRALRDADLVDDAHLGFCASIELRGQADVDDTLAEQDARGILRFLAADGLIEWNDHEDHALKVTPRIYPLEGASHVPAPAAGLVTYRQRPGDAVRKGELIAEIVPLDGAFDAPRHPVYSDVDGIVVVQQQFALVRAGQRVALLAGMEPLAHRKTGQLLQDF, from the coding sequence ATGAGCATCGTTACCGAATCGATCGATCTGCCGGGTCTCGCACCCGGTGCGGCGTTTCAGCTGACCACGCATACGTTCGACTGCGCTGACAGCAACGGACGTAGCGCGTACATCCAGGCTGGCCTGCACGCGGACGAACATCCTGGCCTGCTCGCGATCTCGCACCTGCTGCGTCATCTCGCCGAACTCGAACGCGATGGGCGACTGCGCGGGCGCATCGTCGTGCGGCCGTTTGCGAATCCGGTCGGGATGGCGCAGCGGCTGTTCGGGATGCCGGTCGGGCGCTTCAATCTCGACAACGGCGAGAATTTCAACCGCCGCTTCCCGTCGATCACCGATGATGTGTGCGACGCGATCCGCAACGGCACCACGCTTGCACGCAACGATACGCGCGCGTTCAAGGCGTTGTTCGCTGCGTTGCTCGAACAACGCGGCGCGCACGATCCGGTCGCTGCAACCAAACTGCATCTCCTGCGCGAAGCGTTGAAGCACGACGTCGTGCTCGATCTGCATTGCGACACGCGCGCGATCCTGCATCTGTACAGCAACCGCGCACAGCAGGCGCGCGCGACGACGCTCGCCGCCGCGCTCGGCATCGAGACAGTTTTTCTCGAAGACATCGCGGGCGGCGGTCCAATCGACGAGGCGTATACGCAGCCATGGCGTGCGCTGCGCGACGCGGACCTGGTCGACGATGCGCATCTCGGTTTTTGTGCGTCGATTGAGCTGCGCGGTCAGGCGGATGTGGACGATACGCTGGCCGAACAAGACGCGCGCGGCATTCTGCGTTTTCTTGCGGCTGACGGGTTGATCGAGTGGAACGATCACGAGGATCATGCGTTGAAAGTAACGCCGCGCATTTACCCACTCGAAGGCGCGTCGCATGTCCCCGCCCCCGCCGCCGGTTTAGTCACCTACCGGCAACGTCCCGGCGATGCGGTCCGCAAAGGCGAACTGATCGCCGAGATCGTGCCGCTCGACGGTGCGTTCGATGCGCCACGTCATCCGGTGTATAGCGACGTCGACGGCATTGTCGTCGTCCAGCAGCAGTTCGCGCTCGTGCGCGCAGGGCAGCGCGTCGCGTTGCTCGCCGGCATGGAGCCGCTCGCGCATCGCAAGACGGGTCAACTGCTGCAAGACTTCTGA
- a CDS encoding aminotransferase encodes MKIREFGVERWMDQYENHCELNLAETCVESLTVEELLDLAGKKDAILADILPMKLTYGAIDGTERLRSNVASLYEKQAVPNVLITHGAISANALVYETLVEPGDHVISVLPTYQQHYSIPESYGAQVEILKLRPEDGFLPDLDALRKMIKPHTRMISINNPNNPTGSLMDRAFLEALVEIARSCGAWVLCDEVYRGTDQHGNGFTASIADLYEKGIGTGSMSKTWSLAGLRVGWIVAPVELIHRVQIHRDYNTISVGMLNDLFASIALENRGVLLERNHDILRTNLALLDAWIAKEPVLSYVKPKSGTTALVRVDLPVSSRDFCVALLEKTGVMFTPGSALDMEGYVRIGYTNSRDVLEAGLARTSEFLAAYPAAR; translated from the coding sequence ATGAAGATCAGGGAATTCGGTGTCGAGCGCTGGATGGACCAGTACGAAAACCATTGCGAGCTGAATCTCGCCGAGACGTGCGTCGAGTCGCTGACGGTGGAAGAACTGCTCGATCTCGCCGGCAAGAAGGACGCGATCCTCGCCGACATCCTGCCGATGAAGCTGACCTACGGCGCGATCGACGGTACCGAACGGCTGCGCTCGAACGTCGCGTCGCTGTACGAGAAGCAGGCGGTGCCGAACGTGCTGATCACGCACGGCGCGATCAGCGCGAACGCGCTGGTCTATGAAACGCTCGTCGAACCCGGCGATCACGTGATCTCCGTGCTGCCCACCTACCAGCAGCATTACTCGATTCCCGAGAGCTACGGCGCGCAGGTCGAGATCCTGAAGCTGCGCCCCGAAGACGGCTTCCTGCCCGACCTCGACGCGCTGCGCAAGATGATCAAGCCGCACACGCGGATGATCTCGATCAACAACCCGAACAACCCCACCGGCTCGCTGATGGACCGGGCGTTCCTCGAAGCGCTCGTCGAGATCGCGCGCAGCTGCGGCGCGTGGGTGCTGTGCGACGAGGTCTATCGCGGCACCGACCAGCACGGCAACGGCTTCACCGCGTCGATCGCGGATCTCTACGAAAAAGGCATCGGCACCGGCAGCATGTCGAAGACGTGGTCGCTCGCGGGGCTGCGGGTCGGCTGGATCGTCGCTCCCGTCGAGTTGATCCATCGCGTGCAGATTCATCGCGACTACAACACGATCAGCGTCGGCATGCTCAACGATCTGTTCGCGTCGATCGCGCTGGAAAACCGTGGCGTGCTGCTGGAACGCAATCACGACATCCTGCGGACCAACCTCGCGCTGCTCGACGCGTGGATCGCGAAAGAGCCGGTGCTGTCGTACGTGAAGCCGAAGTCCGGCACGACCGCGCTGGTGCGCGTCGATCTGCCGGTTTCGTCGCGTGACTTCTGCGTGGCGCTGCTCGAAAAGACCGGCGTGATGTTCACGCCGGGCAGCGCGCTCGATATGGAAGGCTACGTGCGCATCGGCTATACGAATAGCCGCGACGTGCTTGAAGCTGGGCTCGCGCGCACGTCGGAATTTCTCGCTGCTTATCCCGCTGCCCGGTGA
- a CDS encoding nuclear transport factor 2 family protein: protein MNPVDLGLQPAVALSLETWHRLIKSRDLSTLSSIVHPDAVFRSPMAFKPYAPAPALLMALQTVVTILEDFTYHRQFGSSDGLNVVLEFSARVQDKHLKGIDMIRFDEDGLIVEFEVMIRPFNALQLLGAEMGARLAQFLPAYKATS from the coding sequence ATGAATCCAGTAGACCTCGGCCTTCAGCCGGCAGTCGCTCTTTCGCTTGAGACGTGGCACCGATTGATCAAGTCCAGGGATCTCAGCACATTGAGTTCCATCGTGCACCCGGATGCCGTCTTCCGTTCACCGATGGCGTTCAAGCCTTACGCGCCCGCACCTGCGCTGCTCATGGCGTTACAGACCGTCGTGACTATCCTGGAGGACTTCACTTATCACCGCCAGTTCGGCAGCAGCGACGGGCTCAATGTCGTGCTCGAGTTCAGCGCCAGGGTGCAGGACAAACACCTCAAGGGCATCGATATGATTCGCTTCGACGAAGACGGCCTGATCGTCGAATTCGAGGTCATGATCCGGCCGTTCAATGCGCTTCAGTTGCTGGGTGCCGAGATGGGTGCGCGCCTCGCGCAGTTCCTGCCCGCCTATAAGGCTACGTCCTGA
- a CDS encoding NADPH-dependent 2,4-dienoyl-CoA reductase has product MECFPNLLRPLDLGFTTLRNRVLMGSMHVGLEEAPNGFERMAAFYAERARGEVGLIVTGGIAPNERARPMHGGAMLTTEDEAAKHRLVTGAVHAEGGKIAMQILHFGRYSYQPQLVAPSALQAPINPFRPHALDDDEVEETIGDFVRCAALAQHAGYDGVEIMGSEGYLINEFIAARTNHRADRWGGSYENRIRFPLEIVRRVRERVGTNFIIIYRLSMLDLVEGGSTLEEVIQLAQAIEHAGATIINTGIGWHEARIPTIATKVPRGAYTWVTQQLMGKVSVPLVATNRINTPELAEQLLADGACDMVSMARPFLADAAFVRKAREGRADEINTCIGCNQACLDHTFAGKVTSCLVNPRACHETEIVIRPASQRKRIAVVGAGPAGLSCAVTAAGRGHAVTLFEAATEIGGQFNIAKKVPGKEEFHETLRYFRRQIELTGVELRLNTRATADLLTQRDFDEVVIATGVEPRRPSIDGADHPKVLGYLDVLRDGSHVGRTVAIVGAGGIGFDVAEYLVHNGESASLDTGKFFAEWGVDTTYAARGGLTRPCAEPPARSVHLLQRKTSKVGDGLGKTTGWIHRTALKARGVNMVSSVDYRRIDDDGLHVTVDGESRTLAVDNVVICAGQEPLRELADQLQAAGHSVHLIGGAAEATELDAKRAIRQGTTLAAVL; this is encoded by the coding sequence ATGGAATGCTTCCCCAACCTGCTGCGCCCGCTTGACCTGGGTTTCACCACCTTGCGTAATCGTGTCCTGATGGGCTCCATGCACGTCGGCCTGGAAGAGGCACCGAACGGCTTCGAGCGTATGGCGGCTTTTTACGCCGAACGGGCACGCGGAGAAGTCGGCTTGATCGTGACGGGCGGCATCGCGCCGAACGAACGCGCACGTCCGATGCACGGCGGCGCGATGCTGACAACGGAAGACGAAGCCGCGAAGCACCGGCTGGTCACCGGGGCGGTCCACGCGGAGGGCGGAAAGATCGCCATGCAGATCCTGCACTTCGGCCGCTACTCCTATCAACCGCAACTGGTGGCCCCTAGCGCGCTGCAGGCGCCCATCAATCCGTTCAGGCCTCACGCACTGGACGACGACGAGGTAGAGGAAACGATCGGGGACTTCGTTCGCTGCGCCGCACTGGCGCAGCACGCGGGCTATGACGGCGTGGAAATCATGGGTTCGGAGGGCTATCTCATCAACGAATTCATCGCCGCGCGAACCAACCATCGCGCGGATCGATGGGGCGGCAGCTACGAGAACCGCATCCGTTTTCCGCTGGAGATCGTACGCAGGGTACGCGAACGCGTCGGCACCAACTTCATCATCATTTACCGCCTCTCGATGCTCGATCTGGTCGAGGGCGGCTCGACGCTGGAGGAAGTGATCCAGCTTGCCCAGGCCATCGAACACGCCGGGGCCACCATCATCAATACGGGAATCGGCTGGCATGAGGCGCGCATTCCCACGATTGCCACCAAAGTGCCGCGCGGCGCCTATACGTGGGTCACGCAACAGCTGATGGGGAAGGTCTCCGTTCCGCTGGTTGCCACGAACCGCATCAACACACCCGAACTCGCCGAGCAGTTGCTGGCCGACGGTGCCTGCGACATGGTGTCGATGGCGCGTCCCTTCCTGGCCGACGCCGCATTCGTGCGCAAGGCACGCGAGGGCCGCGCCGACGAGATCAACACCTGCATCGGCTGCAATCAGGCTTGCCTCGACCACACGTTCGCCGGCAAGGTGACGTCGTGTCTCGTCAATCCACGAGCGTGTCACGAAACCGAGATCGTCATTCGACCTGCCAGCCAACGAAAGCGCATCGCCGTCGTGGGTGCAGGGCCGGCCGGACTCTCATGCGCGGTAACGGCTGCCGGGCGTGGCCACGCCGTCACGCTGTTCGAGGCAGCGACCGAAATCGGCGGACAGTTCAACATTGCCAAAAAGGTGCCGGGGAAGGAGGAGTTCCACGAAACGCTGCGTTACTTTCGTCGCCAGATCGAACTGACCGGTGTCGAGCTACGCCTCAATACGCGCGCGACAGCAGATCTCCTGACGCAACGGGACTTCGATGAGGTGGTGATTGCAACAGGAGTGGAACCGCGCCGTCCGTCGATCGACGGTGCGGATCATCCCAAAGTGCTGGGCTATCTCGACGTGTTGCGCGACGGCAGTCATGTGGGACGTACCGTCGCGATTGTCGGTGCGGGAGGGATCGGCTTCGACGTGGCCGAATATCTGGTGCACAACGGAGAAAGCGCCAGCCTCGACACCGGGAAGTTCTTCGCCGAGTGGGGCGTGGATACGACCTACGCCGCGCGCGGCGGACTCACCCGGCCCTGTGCGGAACCGCCTGCGCGCTCGGTACATCTGCTGCAACGCAAGACCTCGAAGGTCGGTGACGGTCTTGGCAAGACCACCGGCTGGATTCACCGAACGGCCCTGAAGGCGCGGGGCGTGAACATGGTTTCGTCGGTGGACTATCGGCGCATCGACGATGACGGACTGCATGTGACCGTCGATGGAGAATCCCGAACGCTCGCCGTGGATAACGTGGTGATCTGCGCGGGGCAGGAACCGCTGCGAGAACTTGCCGATCAGTTGCAGGCTGCCGGCCATAGCGTGCATCTGATCGGCGGCGCCGCCGAGGCGACCGAGCTGGATGCCAAACGAGCCATTCGTCAGGGCACCACGCTCGCTGCCGTACTTTAA